Proteins encoded together in one Bombus affinis isolate iyBomAffi1 chromosome 2, iyBomAffi1.2, whole genome shotgun sequence window:
- the LOC126928894 gene encoding uncharacterized protein LOC126928894: MSRICCNFTTLLLAILLVTTYTTSLQHRIVVEDLDYNHYNEHQNFQPTVKFDRPIVVKAFEKPKNQQDFSKIPGIPGVDFPLYHTVPPTSFSCAHVPFVPGMYANVETGCQAYHICHDGREGHQGASFLCTNGTLFNQREFACDWWYNVNCADAPALYRLNLDPLKNPYIPEERKEIIRKQNMRIVVY, encoded by the exons ATGTCAAGAATCTGTTGCAACTTTACAACACTGCTGTTGGCCATTCTTTTGGTAACAACGTACACCACTTCTCTACAG CATCGAATAGTGGTCGAAGATCTCGATTACAATCATTACAATGAACACCAAAATTTCCAACCAACGGTAAAGTTTGACAGACCAATTGTCGTGAAGGCTTTTGAAAAGCCAAAGAACCAACAAGATTTTAGCAAAATTCCTGGTATTCCGGGTGTAGACTTTCCTTTGTACCATACCGTACCTCCGACAAGTTTTTCCTGCGCACACGTTCCATTCGTACCAGGAATGTACGCGAACGTGGAAACCGGTTGTCag GCATATCACATTTGTCACGATGGTCGCGAAGGTCATCAAGGTGCATCTTTTCTCTGTACTAATGGAACTCTTTTCAATCAACGGGAGTTTGCTTGTGATTGGTGGTATAACGTGAATTGTGCAGATGCGCCAGCTTTGTATAG GTTAAATTTAGACCCTTTGAAGAACCCTTATATAccggaagaaagaaaggagataATTCGGAAGCAGAATATGAGAATCGTCGTGtattaa
- the LOC126928892 gene encoding uncharacterized protein LOC126928892: protein MWLLILAGLLTVSGAEEAISNTAEKAKTSSDNAGDIVMLEIDVKEPVKRSPITATAEYGAPANQYILQSADDTQELPPEYLSVLQQYAQEGPQHQAPPPPRRVQPAYAKQQQALQQAYYNYRKPTVVPPRPRPQLHPQALAQAEITADIQAQVDAQTRTDAIRTARLGSKASDVPVYQTSYAQPKLGTFEQELLQLVSANQAQEFKLLPTQPKGSTSAYSQQLVSYPAQYAKPTVAAAQLPEQYHIETSPPRYHQPRPQPQPQPQPAPAYQSVEEPAHYQAAQPAEAYNQSPQYDYIDDDSYRKALEQAQAQAQAQAEAQALSFQKIAQAAYKKHHQDALAHMRLTNERYRQQSALEQIQQGAQVSDAGRSHLQEQLHPKGAEAAYRAKLKAQIAAEAAEARKLQQAQEFKAHADAIRKLEAQQQAHLKVQEEVHNYALNFEKNQARAQAIAQAQAEALYKSQLQARNQVKGEILAISKGQVQGKKVDPDSSVYHYTLSTTTALPFLHNSYFTNDQLQKYQTSGSSYVPRSVPKSDDASPVIEAASAHVQPVITQPRQTHKLKLPSSSQSVYVSESGLLKKSPIKSVTIEEVTAQPDQIAVHPSSAAKARALTEEDLSALINAGYTVTPVTQPGKTIQQIYATDNTSADNNPYYTKKQKAPLARSEYVTYEEVIQRPRKLVRKNRPILKHSEKEGDLSEKVTYLVPLEPAFGTRQPPLKHEE, encoded by the exons GTCTTTTAACGGTTTCCGGGGCCGAGGAGGCGATTTCGAACACAGCTGAAAAAGCGAAAACCTCCTCTGACAATGCAGGCGACATTGTCATGTTGGAAATCGATGTCAAGGAGCCTGTGAAGAGATCGCCGATTACAGCCACTGCCGAATATGGTGCTCCAGCCAATCAGTACATTCTTCAATCAGCCGATGATACGCAAGAG CTACCACCGGAGTATTTATCTGTACTACAACAATACGCGCAGGAAGGGCCGCAACACCAAGCGCCACCGCCTCCACGAAGAGTGCAGCCAGCGTACGCGAAACAACAGCAAGCGTTGCAACAAGCTTATTACAACTACCGAAAGCCAACGGTAGTGCCGCCTCGTCCTCGTCCTCAACTTCACCCTCAGGCTCTAGCTCAAGCCGAAATAACTGCGGACATCCAAGCTCAAGTCGATGCTCAAACTCGCACAGACGCCATTCGCACGGCCCGTTTAGGATCGAAAGCTTCCGACGTTCCGGTATATCAAACATCCTATGCCCAACCAAAATTGGGAACGTTCGAGCAAGAATTACTGCAACTAGTCTCGGCTAATCAAGCCCAAGAATTTAAACTTCTTCCAACGCAACCTAAGGGAAGCACATCCGCATATTCCCAGCAATTAGTAAGCTATCCGGCTCAATACGCGAAACCAACCGTGGCAGCAGCTCAATTGCCCGAGCAGTACCATATTGAAACTTCTCCACCGCGATATCATCAACCACGGCCACAACCACAACCGCAGCCACAACCGGCACCTGCTTATCAATCGGTTGAAGAGCCTGCTCACTATCAAGCAGCTCAGCCTGCCGAAGCTTACAATCAGTCGCCACAATACGATTATATCGATGACGATTCGTATCGGAAAGCCCTTGAACAGGCCCAAGCTCAAGCTCAAGCTCAGGCGGAGGCACAAGCGTTGTCTTTCCAGAAAATCGCGCAAGCTGCGTACAAAAAGCATCACCAAGATGCGTTGGCGCATATGAGGCTCACGAACGAACGTTACAGGCAACAGTCTGCTCTAGAACAGATTCAACAAGGTGCCCAAGTGAGCGATGCCGGACGTAGTCACTTGCAAGAACAGTTGCATCCAAAAGGCGCAGAGGCTGCTTATAGGGCGAAGCTGAAAGCCCAGATAGCCGCAGAGGCAGCCGAGGCAAGGAAATTGCAGCAAGCGCAAGAATTCAAGGCACACGCTGACGCTATTCGCAAACTCGAAGCTCAGCAGCAAGCTCATCTGAAGGTGCAGGAAGAGGTTCATAATTATGCTCTGAATTTCGAGAAGAATCAAGCGCGCGCTCAGGCTATAGCGCAAGCCCAAGCCGAGGCTCTTTACAAGTCCCAACTTCAAGCTCGGAATCAGGTTAAAGGCGAAATTTTGGCGATCTCCAAGGGCCAAGTGCAAGGAAAGAAAGTTGATCCAGACTCATCCGTGTATCATTATACTCTTTCAACCACTACCGCCCTTCCTTTCCTTCACAACAGTTATTTTACCAATGATCAGTTGCAAAAATACCAAACATCCGGTTCTTCTTACGTTCCTAGATCAGTTCCAAAATCCGATGACGCGAGTCCCGTTATCGAAGCAGCGTCGGCCCACGTGCAACCTGTTATTACGCAACCACGGCAAACCCATAAGTTGAAGCTCCCTTCGTCTTCCCAGTCGGTTTACGTATCGGAATCGGGTTTGCTAAAAAAGTCACCGATTAAGTCGGTAACCATCGAAGAAGTAACCGCCCAGCCGGATCAAATCGCTGTTCATCCGTCATCCGCAGCCAAGGCACGTGCTTTGACGGAAGAAGACTTGTCGGCATTGATTAACGCAGGATACACCGTTACTCCTGTGACGCAGCCTGGCAAAACTATTCAACAAATTTACGCAACCGACAATACATCTGCGGATAATAACCCGTATTATACGAAGAAACAAAAAGCTCCTCTTGCAAGGTCTGAATACGTCACCTATGAAGAGGTGATTCAACGTCCACGCAAGCTTGTTAGAAAAAATAGGCCGATACTAAAGCATAGTGAGAAGGAAGGCGATTTAAGCGAGAAAGTAACTTACTTGGTACCTCTCGAACCGGCTTTCGGCACGAGACAACCTCCGCTCAAACACGAAGAATAA